The nucleotide sequence ACAGCACCGCCGGCTGTTTTCGTTGTTGTAATGGTCTCGTTAGGAAGATAATCCTTCGAAGCCTCATCAGTTGTTGTGGTAGATGTTCCGTTATCCTGATATACATAAGTGTTATCACCGTTTGTATCAGTTCCCGGAACTTCTCCGCTGCTGTTCTCTGCTGTCTGTGAATAAGAATCCTCATGTGAGAGAACACCCTGGCTCTGACCATCTGCCGGAGTATAAGTGTGGCTTGTGCTGTCCGTATCTGACCAGTCAAGCGCAAGATTCGGAACTACTTCTACGTTATCGTATATCTTTGCACCAACAAGTGCCTGACGGATCTCATTTTTAACGATATTGTCATATTTGGTCTTATAGGAAAGTCTGTTAGATGCACTTCCTGAAGATGATCCGTCATCTTCTCCTGCAAAAAGCATATTTCCGTTAGAATCCATTATGACGATATTTGATGTTGTATCATTTCCTATAGCAGTAGCTACAAAACGTGCTATGGTAGCTGCTATATCATCATTCATCTCATCAGGATTTCCAAGTGTGAGCATAACGCTCGCATAGGATTCCTTATCTTCAGAAAGAAGTGTCCCATCCTGATCGGGAATGCTTAAATTAACCGTTGCTTTTTCGATGTTTTCCTGAGTCTCAAGATCTGAGCTTATATTATTTTCAAGATAAAGCTTGTATTTTTTATCCTTATCTGCCTCTGTAGATGAAAAGCCGCCGCTGAAAACATTTGAAATATCATAGCTGGCTGCCGGTATGTCATTAGCACCCAGAATGATCCGTGCCTCTGACAGCTGCTTTTTATTGACCTGTATGGTCAGACCGTCATCCGATACCTTATAGTCTATTGCCTCTTCGTCAAGAATATCCTTGATCTGCGAGGTTTCCTTGGTCGTCTCACTCGAAACCAGAGTTGTATACTGCGGCGCTGATATAGCCCATATAAATATCGTTATGGCAACAACTACCGCTGCCGCTACAGAAATTATCACCGTTTTCTGCTTTGCGGTAAATTTATTCCACCATTCTTTAAGTCTTTTAAGTAATCCCCTGATGCGATCCTGCATTTGCACTCACCCCTGTTTTTCCACAAATGTATATACTTCCGATCCATTACTGAATTTTATTACATCTGAATCTGGATTATCTCTTTATATGCCTCAAGAAATTTGTCGCGAAGCGCAACTGTATACTGAAGAGAAGCCTTTGCCTTTGCCTGTGCGATTGCAAGATCATGCGCATTATCTGTGAGACCAAGTGCGAACTTGACCTCCTCTTCTTCCTCATTGTTTAGATATGAATTTGTTTCGTCGAGCTGCTGTTTTGCAGCATCAAGAATTGATGCGAACTTTCCGTCGGAAATCCCCTCAGCCTTCCGGGCGTCAAGCTCCGCCTGACCGATTATCGGTGAAGAAACGTTATAAAGCTTTCCAATATCCATAACCTATCGTCCCCCAAAATAAAACAAAAACTGCTCTCCTCCATGAGATCAAATGGACTTCCCTGTCCTTAACCATCACCCCATATTATTCAGGATCATGTCTTTCCGACATTCAATCCTGTCTGAACTATCGCTTTGCTTGAGTTAAATGCCGTTGCATTTGCCTCATAAGCCCTGCTCGCATCTATAAGATTTGTCATCTCCGAAATAATATTTACATTCGGATATGTCACATAACCGTTTTCATCCGCATCTGGATGTGACGGATCATATACCATTTTGTAATCGGTGTGGGCATCCTCGTAGACACCACCAACCTTTACTCCAAGCATTCCTGTTCTGTTGTACTTACTCTGATTTGAAGCCAGATATGCGCTGAAGGATGCATGCGGATCATTTTTCTCCCTGAAGGTAACAACCTTCCTGGTATATGGTTCGCCGTCATCCGTACGAGTTGTATTCGCATTTGCCACATTTTGGGAAATGATATCCATACGGTATCTTTCAGCTGTCAAACCTGATGCATTTATGCCGAAACTGTCAAATACTGCCATAATCTAATCCTCCGCTTACTTACATACAGATAAGATATTCTGGAATTCTGCCGTCATACTCTGGGTAATACCTGAATATGTAAGCTGGTTCTTTGCCATCTCTGCGTTCTCGGTATCAATATCGACGTTATTTCCATCGAGTCTGTAGGAATAACCTATCGCATCGGTATATACCCGACCGTGAAGATGGTCAATGTTGAGGTTGTCAATCTTGTCATCAAGGCTCTTGAAACGTGAATGCCTTAAAGCCCGCTCAAATTCATTCGCAAAAGATACATCCTGTCTTTTGTAAAGCGGTGTATCGACATTTGCAATATTATTTGCTATGGCCTTGTTTCTCAAAGCTGATGCATCTGCTGCCTTATCCAGCACATTTATATAGTTGTAGATATCCGTATTTATCATAAAGCTCCCCCTTATAAGCGCTTTAACCTAAGCCCGACCATGTTTTGTTCAAAATTGTTGTAATTTAAATACAATACGGTCATTGCTTTGTGATAAATGTACAATTAATATTATAAAGAATTTAAACTAAAAGTCAATCTGAAGAAGCCGAAAAACCGCGTGGGTACTGTGTTTTATACAATTACTTTGCTTATAATTTTAAACATTTACAAGTCTTCATACCCTGATATCCAGTTAAATTCTTTTCAAATAAAAAAAAGTGATAACTTTTTCTTACACCTAGATAGAATTTCGGCAAAAGAAAAAGATATCACAAGTCTTTTAGATATTATTTATAAAATTTTAACAATTGTCTTTCATTATTCAGACCGGGTGTCAGTCTTTAACCAGTACTAAAAACAGGATTTATGAATAAATCTCTGTCTGAATATCATCATTGAGGATCTTTATAAAGGTTCCTCTCATACCTGATGAATGGCACTCTATGATACCGGCACTCTCAAGCTTTCTGAGACCATTAACGATAACTGAACGTGTAATTCCCACTTCGTCTGCGATCCTTGAAGCCACAATGATTCCCTCATTGGAATCAAGCTCGCTCAGTACCTGTTTCATAGCCTTTGACTCGGAGCTAGAAAGAGATGATATTGCAGAGCGGATATTTCTGACTCTTCTGTCCTCTTCTGCATGCTCTTCACTCTCAGAACGCATTATCTCAAGTCCTACAACTGTTGTAGTATACTCTGTTACAATAATATCATCTATGGAGTAATTATCGGTATTTCTGCAGACTACCAGGGTTCCGAGTCTTTCACCGGCGATATATATAGGAGCTACCATCATATACCATTTATCTTCTCCAGGCATCTTAAGTCCAAGTGTTTCGGTATTTACATTTTCCTGGGTCGAAAGAACCTCTAAAAGTCTGGAATTTATCTCAGGTCTTATAAATTCTCCCACTTCATCATTGAAAGGAAGTATGTCCTCTGCAACTTTATCATTAAAGCTTCCAAGCATCTTACCTTTTCTTGAAAGTACAAAAGAACATGAATCAATGAGTTTACCCATGCACTCACAAATATCATTAAAGACAACCTTGGTCTTTTTGTTATCGTGCAATAATCTGTTAATCTTTCTTGTCTTATCAAGTAATTCTACGCTGCTCAATCTTCTTCCTCTTCTCTGTCAATAACCTTTTTACACTCATCGTTGATACAAACGAGTTTCTTACCTTTTTCTACCATTAACCCGCCACAGTCAGGGCATTTTTTCTTAGACGGTCTCGGCCAGCTTGTGAAATCACATTCCGGATAACCAAGACATCCATAAAAACGGCGACCTTTATTTGTCATTCTCATGACAATCTCATTGCCGCACTTAGGACATTTAACGCCTATCTTTTCAAAATACGGCTTGGTATTTCTGCATTCCGGGAATCCCGGGCAGCCTAAGAACTTACCATGAGGACCGTATTTGACAACCATGTTTCTTCCGCATTCTTCACAGATAACATCTGTTACCTCGTCGCGGATCTCAACTTCTTCTATCTCTTTTTCAGCCTTGTCTACAGCTTTTTCAAGATCAGGATAAAAATTTTCTATAATAGTTTTCCATTTTACCTTACCGGCCTCTACTCCGTCAAGCAAAGTCTCGAAATTTGCGGTAAAATTCACATCTACGATACCGGGGAACGCTTCTTCTAAAATTTTATCAACTGCAGTTCCGATCTCGGTAACGTATATATTTTTCTGCTCTTTGGTAATATATCTTCTCGCAAGGAGCGTTGTTATTATAGGAGCATAAGTACTTGGACGTCCTATACCTAGTTCCTCAAGCGCCTTAACAAGTGAAGCCTCTGTATAATGCGGACTCGGGTTTGTAAAATGCTGTTTTCCTTCGATCTCGCTGCAGGATATCTCACTGTCTGACGATATCTCCCCGGAAATAACATTTCCGCTGCTCTTCTCTTCACCGCTCTCGGTATAAACATTCATGAAACCGGCAAACTTTATTTTTGAAGCCGAAGCAGTGAAGATATATTTGTCTCCTGCCTGGATCTTAACATTTCTCGTAGCATAGCGCGCCGGTGCCATCTGGCTTGCTATAAATCTCTTCCAGATGAGCTGATAGAGCCTGAACTGGTCTCTTGAAAGGCTGTCCTTTATCTCTGTAGGGCTCCTGTCTAAATCTGTAGGGCGGATTGCTTCGTGAGCATCCTGGATTTTTTTTGCATCGGATTTCTTTCTGTTGGGCGCGGCAAGATATTCCTTACCATAATTTTTCTCGATATAATCAGCAGCCATTTCCTTTGCATCTTCAGATATACGTGTTGAATCCGTACGAAGATAAGAAATAAGTCCGACTGTACCACTTCCGACATCTATTCCTTCATATAACTGCTGGGCGATCCTCATTGTTTTCTGAGTAGAGAAATTCAATACAGAAGATGCCTCCTGCTGCAGTGTACTTGTTGTAAATGGCAGCGGAGCCTTACGGACTCTTTCACCATTCTTAACATCTGCTACTTTATAGGAAGCTTTTTTGCAATATTTGATTATCGCATCAGCATCATCTTTTGTCTTTATCGCGAGCTTCTCTTTCAGGCTTCCATGGAACTTTGCCTCCAGAGGCTTCTTTTCACCCTTAACGGCAAATTTTCCTTCTATTGTCCAGTATTCTTCAGGGATAAAAGCATTGATCTCATTTTCTCTCTCGCATATGATCCTCAATGCAACAGACTGAACTCTTCCTGCCGAAAGACCTCTCTTTACCTTTGCCCAGAGCAGAGGCGAAATACTGTAACCCACCATTCTGTCGAGCACTCGTCTTGCCTGCTGGGCATCAACGAGATTCATATCTATATCTCTGGGACTCTTAAGTGAATTCTTAACAGCTGTCTTTGTTATTTCATTGAAAGTAATTCTTTCAACTTTTTTCTTTGAATCTACGCCATCAAGCTTTAATGCCGTACGCAAATGCCATGAAATGGCCTCTCCCTCACGGTCCGGGTCAGTTGCGAGATAAATCGTATCTGCCTTTTTTGCTTCTTTCCTAAGCTCTGATAAAAGCTCTCCCTTGCCCCTGATCGTTATATACTTGGGCTCGAAGTCATTATCTATGTCAATTCCCATCTGGCTTTTGGGAAGGTCTCTGACATGACCCATTGAAGCAACTACCGAATAATTTTTTCCTAAAAATTTTTTTATTGTCTTCACCTTAGCCGGTGACTCGACGATAACAAGATTTTTTGCCATTCACACACATCCTTAAATTACGCTTACCGCGTTTTACCATTTATTGGCTCAAAGAAATCTGTTCTTATTTTTTCTTTACACTTTGTTTGAATAAAGCAAAAAAAGATACAAATCGAAACAACTTTACAACATTTTGTTTGACTTTGCAAGTTTTATCTGTCTATTGACAGGAAAATAATTTCAATGTATCCTATAAAACGTTCATTTTTTTTACATATCTTAATAAAATCCCAATTCAATTTAAGAAATATTATTATTATGGAGGTTTTATGTTCAGCAGCATTAAAACTGTTGCGCTCTACGGCATGGATGCTATCATGGTCTCAGCCGAGGCCGATATCTCCTCAGGAGGACTGCCCGTTTTTGAAATGGTAGGTTTTCTCGGAAGTGAGGTAAAGGAGTCCCGTGAGCGCATAAAAACTGCAATGAAAAACAGTTCCTATATTCTTCCGCCAAAGCGGATAACTGTCAATCTTTCACCTGCAGATGTCAGAAAAAGCGGATCATCCTATGATCTGGCAGTTGCCCTCTCCCTTCTGACTTCGATGGGAATAGTGGATGAAGAAGCTTTGAAAAACACGGCGGTAGCCGGAGAACTTAGTCTTTCCGGTGATGTCAAGGCTATTAACGGCGTGCTTCCCATGGTTCTTGAAGCTAAGAAAAACGGCTGCAGCAGTTTTATCGTTCCTGCTGATAATGCAGCAGAGGGCGGATCGGTTGAAGGAATAGACATCATAGGCGTAACAAGTCTCGAAGAGACCATATCTTATTTAAATGGAGATATAAAGATCGAACCGACATTTTTTTCTCTCCGAGATGCACTTAAAAAGAAAAATAATTCCACGGCAGATTTCCGTGATGTCCACGGACAGGCTTTATGTCGTAGAGGTTTGGAAGTTGCCGTAGCAGGAATGCACAATATTCTCCTTATCGGACCTCCCGGCAGCGGTAAATCAATGATGGCAAAATGCATCCCTTCTATTCTTCCGCCCCTGTCTGTTGACGAATGTCTTGAGATTTCAAAAATCTACAGCATCGCAGGTCTTTTAGGTAAAGAAGGCATCATCAGTGAAAGGCCTTTTGTAAGCCCTCATCACACCATTTCTCCTCAGGCACTTGCAGGCGGAGGAAAGATTCCAAAGCCCGGAGCAGTAAGTCTGGCGCACAGAGGTGTCCTTTTCTTAGACGAATTTCCCGAATTTAACAGCTCATCTTTAGAAATCCTAAGGCAGCCCATAGAGGACAAGACCATAAGGGTTCAAAGAACAGCAGGTTCATGTATATTCCCCACAGACTTTCTCCTTATCGCTGCAATGAATCCCTGCAAATGCGGATATTATCCAGATCGAAAAAAATGCAGCTGCAGCGCTATTCAAATAAAAAAATATCTTTCTAAGATAAGCGGTCCTCTTCTCGACAGGATCGATATCTGCGTGGAATCTGCCGAGGTTGATTTCCGGGAACTCATGGGCGAACACGAGGAAGCTGAATCTTCCGAAAAAATAAGGGAAAGAATATCTGATGCAGCCGAGATCCAGAGAAAACGCTTTGAAGGCAGCGGTCTGCACTTTAATTCAGATATCGGAATCCGGGATATAAAGAAATACTGCAAAATAGGGCTCAAAGAGGAGAAGCTTATCCAGAATGCCTTTAATAAGACAGGATTTTCTGCAAGATCCTTCCACCGTGTACTTAAGACAGCGCGTACCATAGCTGATCTGGATCACTCGGATAATATCAGCACTAAGCACCTGAGCGAAGCAATTATCTATAAAGGACTTGACAGGAGATACTGGAATGCAGAACTATGAAGAAAACGAGATAAGATATCTGACGGCATTTGACGACGAATTCCCCGATAAATTAAGGTTTATACCAAATGCTCCTGACGGGATATACGTTAAGGGCGCTCTACCCGATCCGGATAAACCCTCTGTTGCCATCATAGGTGCAAGGGACTGTTCCGCCTACGGAGCCTCAATGGCCAAATACTTCGCGGAATCGCTTTCCGATGCCGGTGTTCAGATAATAAGCGGAATGGCTCGCGGCATTGACGGCATCGCCCAGAAAGCTGCCGTTGAAGCCGGGCATTCAAGCTTCGGTGTCCTCGGAAGCGGTATAGATGTCATATATCCGAAGCAGAACAAGGATTTATTCGAAAGAATAGTTGAAAAGGGCGGACTCATTTCAGAGTATCCCCCTTCCACTCAGGCAATCGCCAGAAATTTTCCATTAAGAAACAGGATCATCTCGGCTCTGTCAGATGTGATCCTCGTTGTGGAGTCAAAAATTAAATCAGGCACTTCAATAACTGTAAAGCGTGCCATAGAACAGGGAAAAGATGTATATGCCATTCCGGGCAGGATCAGTGACCCGCTTAGCTCCGGCTGCCTAAAGCTTATCGAGGACGGAGCAGGGATAGCTCTTGCCCCCTCAAGTATACTTGGCGCTATGGGTATTTTCGACACTGAAGAAAGCGAGTTTAAGATCAGCTCGAAGGTTCCCCTCAGCAAAAAAGAAGCCAGGGTTTATAAGGTTCTCGATCTCTATCCAAGAAGCCTCGAAGAGCTCTCCAACATGTCGGATCTATCGCTTCCCGACTTAATCTCGGTACTCCTCCAGCTCGAACTAAAAGGAGTCGCCACCGAAGTCGGCAAAAACAACTATATCAAAATCCTATAGTTCTTCGAGACTTCGCCTTTTACGCCGTTTACATGAAAACGTAAGTTGCGAGGTTTATCTGTTTCCAAAAGAGGGGTCATGAAAAACCCGCAACGATGCGGGTTTTTCATGTCTATAATTCAACTTTTTCTTTCATTTTTTCCTGATCATTTGCCGACTGGACAGCGGTTTTTCCACTGATCTTTCCTTCCGAATAAAGCTTAAAGAGAGAATCATCCATAGTGATTATGTTCTCGTCCTTATGGCTTGCTATATACTCGTCAAGCTCATCGATGTCACCGTTTCTTATGATCTGGCGGATCTTATTGTCTACTATCATGATCTCGTAGGCTGGAATTCTGCCTCCGTCCGTTCCTATCAGGAGCTGCCGCGCAACGGTAGCTTTAAGCGAATTCGCAAGCTTATTTCTGGCCTGCGATCTTCTCTCGTTTGGATAAAGATCTAAAAGTCCCATTACAGTCTCAGTGGCGCTCATGGTATACATTGACGAAAAGACGAGTCTTCCGGTCTCTGCAGCCATGAAAATCTTTGAAGCTTCCTCTTCATTTTCAGGACCTTTAAGCTCGAGGACATCCGGATCCTGCCTTAACGCAGAATTCAAAGCTGTTATATAATCCTTTGCATCGAGTCCTATTTCTCTCTGATTGACTGTTGCCATATTATGGGAATGCAGATATTCTATAGGATCCTCTATCGTTATGATATTGCATGCTCTGGTCGTATTTATCCTCTCGACCATAGAAGCGATCACAGTTGACTTACCTGATCCGGAAGGCCCGGTTATCATTATAAGTCCCCTGTTCTCATCGCAAAGTGCCATAACATTTTCAGGTATTTTCAGAACCGATGAATCC is from Lachnospiraceae bacterium C1.1 and encodes:
- the fliF gene encoding flagellar basal-body MS-ring/collar protein FliF, translating into MQDRIRGLLKRLKEWWNKFTAKQKTVIISVAAAVVVAITIFIWAISAPQYTTLVSSETTKETSQIKDILDEEAIDYKVSDDGLTIQVNKKQLSEARIILGANDIPAASYDISNVFSGGFSSTEADKDKKYKLYLENNISSDLETQENIEKATVNLSIPDQDGTLLSEDKESYASVMLTLGNPDEMNDDIAATIARFVATAIGNDTTSNIVIMDSNGNMLFAGEDDGSSSGSASNRLSYKTKYDNIVKNEIRQALVGAKIYDNVEVVPNLALDWSDTDSTSHTYTPADGQSQGVLSHEDSYSQTAENSSGEVPGTDTNGDNTYVYQDNGTSTTTTDEASKDYLPNETITTTKTAGGAVNYDNSSIGITAIKYVIYNEDDMKAQGLLDGTTFDEFKAQNSERVKIEVDEDVSAVVSKATGIAEANIQIVAYNEPVFVESDNAGITWQTILMIGLIVLILALLAFVVIRSMRSDKKVEEQPDEIALDDLLMSSQKVQLEDIGADEQKSDARLLIEKFVDENPEGAANLLRNWLAEDWG
- a CDS encoding flagellar hook-basal body complex protein FliE is translated as MDIGKLYNVSSPIIGQAELDARKAEGISDGKFASILDAAKQQLDETNSYLNNEEEEEVKFALGLTDNAHDLAIAQAKAKASLQYTVALRDKFLEAYKEIIQIQM
- the flgC gene encoding flagellar basal body rod protein FlgC produces the protein MAVFDSFGINASGLTAERYRMDIISQNVANANTTRTDDGEPYTRKVVTFREKNDPHASFSAYLASNQSKYNRTGMLGVKVGGVYEDAHTDYKMVYDPSHPDADENGYVTYPNVNIISEMTNLIDASRAYEANATAFNSSKAIVQTGLNVGKT
- the flgB gene encoding flagellar basal body rod protein FlgB → MINTDIYNYINVLDKAADASALRNKAIANNIANVDTPLYKRQDVSFANEFERALRHSRFKSLDDKIDNLNIDHLHGRVYTDAIGYSYRLDGNNVDIDTENAEMAKNQLTYSGITQSMTAEFQNILSVCK
- the codY gene encoding GTP-sensing pleiotropic transcriptional regulator CodY, with the protein product MSSVELLDKTRKINRLLHDNKKTKVVFNDICECMGKLIDSCSFVLSRKGKMLGSFNDKVAEDILPFNDEVGEFIRPEINSRLLEVLSTQENVNTETLGLKMPGEDKWYMMVAPIYIAGERLGTLVVCRNTDNYSIDDIIVTEYTTTVVGLEIMRSESEEHAEEDRRVRNIRSAISSLSSSESKAMKQVLSELDSNEGIIVASRIADEVGITRSVIVNGLRKLESAGIIECHSSGMRGTFIKILNDDIQTEIYS
- the topA gene encoding type I DNA topoisomerase, coding for MAKNLVIVESPAKVKTIKKFLGKNYSVVASMGHVRDLPKSQMGIDIDNDFEPKYITIRGKGELLSELRKEAKKADTIYLATDPDREGEAISWHLRTALKLDGVDSKKKVERITFNEITKTAVKNSLKSPRDIDMNLVDAQQARRVLDRMVGYSISPLLWAKVKRGLSAGRVQSVALRIICERENEINAFIPEEYWTIEGKFAVKGEKKPLEAKFHGSLKEKLAIKTKDDADAIIKYCKKASYKVADVKNGERVRKAPLPFTTSTLQQEASSVLNFSTQKTMRIAQQLYEGIDVGSGTVGLISYLRTDSTRISEDAKEMAADYIEKNYGKEYLAAPNRKKSDAKKIQDAHEAIRPTDLDRSPTEIKDSLSRDQFRLYQLIWKRFIASQMAPARYATRNVKIQAGDKYIFTASASKIKFAGFMNVYTESGEEKSSGNVISGEISSDSEISCSEIEGKQHFTNPSPHYTEASLVKALEELGIGRPSTYAPIITTLLARRYITKEQKNIYVTEIGTAVDKILEEAFPGIVDVNFTANFETLLDGVEAGKVKWKTIIENFYPDLEKAVDKAEKEIEEVEIRDEVTDVICEECGRNMVVKYGPHGKFLGCPGFPECRNTKPYFEKIGVKCPKCGNEIVMRMTNKGRRFYGCLGYPECDFTSWPRPSKKKCPDCGGLMVEKGKKLVCINDECKKVIDREEEED
- a CDS encoding YifB family Mg chelatase-like AAA ATPase; translated protein: MFSSIKTVALYGMDAIMVSAEADISSGGLPVFEMVGFLGSEVKESRERIKTAMKNSSYILPPKRITVNLSPADVRKSGSSYDLAVALSLLTSMGIVDEEALKNTAVAGELSLSGDVKAINGVLPMVLEAKKNGCSSFIVPADNAAEGGSVEGIDIIGVTSLEETISYLNGDIKIEPTFFSLRDALKKKNNSTADFRDVHGQALCRRGLEVAVAGMHNILLIGPPGSGKSMMAKCIPSILPPLSVDECLEISKIYSIAGLLGKEGIISERPFVSPHHTISPQALAGGGKIPKPGAVSLAHRGVLFLDEFPEFNSSSLEILRQPIEDKTIRVQRTAGSCIFPTDFLLIAAMNPCKCGYYPDRKKCSCSAIQIKKYLSKISGPLLDRIDICVESAEVDFRELMGEHEEAESSEKIRERISDAAEIQRKRFEGSGLHFNSDIGIRDIKKYCKIGLKEEKLIQNAFNKTGFSARSFHRVLKTARTIADLDHSDNISTKHLSEAIIYKGLDRRYWNAEL
- the dprA gene encoding DNA-processing protein DprA, yielding MQNYEENEIRYLTAFDDEFPDKLRFIPNAPDGIYVKGALPDPDKPSVAIIGARDCSAYGASMAKYFAESLSDAGVQIISGMARGIDGIAQKAAVEAGHSSFGVLGSGIDVIYPKQNKDLFERIVEKGGLISEYPPSTQAIARNFPLRNRIISALSDVILVVESKIKSGTSITVKRAIEQGKDVYAIPGRISDPLSSGCLKLIEDGAGIALAPSSILGAMGIFDTEESEFKISSKVPLSKKEARVYKVLDLYPRSLEELSNMSDLSLPDLISVLLQLELKGVATEVGKNNYIKIL
- a CDS encoding PilT/PilU family type 4a pilus ATPase, whose protein sequence is MLDIYELLRQASEADASDVHISVGVSPRFRVHGEIVTTNFHKMTPSDTLEILLNLMSPDQRERFETDGEIDLSVSIPLAGRYRVNAYKQRGSITIALRLVDMKIPDSSVLKIPENVMALCDENRGLIMITGPSGSGKSTVIASMVERINTTRACNIITIEDPIEYLHSHNMATVNQREIGLDAKDYITALNSALRQDPDVLELKGPENEEEASKIFMAAETGRLVFSSMYTMSATETVMGLLDLYPNERRSQARNKLANSLKATVARQLLIGTDGGRIPAYEIMIVDNKIRQIIRNGDIDELDEYIASHKDENIITMDDSLFKLYSEGKISGKTAVQSANDQEKMKEKVEL